In Citrus sinensis cultivar Valencia sweet orange chromosome 2, DVS_A1.0, whole genome shotgun sequence, a single genomic region encodes these proteins:
- the LOC102629990 gene encoding phosphatidate cytidylyltransferase 1, translated as MQSENNTSAPTTPRLRHRRRSNEAIPDATKANGSHLLVHDRNKYKSFLVRAYSTVWMIAGFVLIVYMGHLYITAMVVVIQIFMARELFNLLRKAHEERDLPGFRMLNWHFFFTAMLFVYGRILSQRLVNTVTSDKFLYQFVSSLIKYHMVICYFLYISGFVWFILTLKKKMYKYQFSQYAWTHMILIVVFAQSSFTVASIFEGIFWFLLPASLIVINDIAAYIFGFFFGRTPLIKLSPKKTWEGFIGASVATITSAFVLANIMGRFQWLTCPRKDLATGWLHCDPGPLFKPESFPLPGWLPWKEITILPVQWHALCLGLFASIIAPFGGFFASGFKRAFKIKDFGDSIPGHGGITDRMDCQMVMAVFAYIYHQSFIVPQSFRVEMILEQILTALTYEEQKALYMKLGEILQERLFGQS; from the exons ATGCAAAGTGAGAATAATACTAGTGCCCCAACAACACCTCGACTTCGGCATCGAAGGCGTTCAAATGAG GCTATTCCAGATGCTACCAAAGCAAATGGAAGCCATTTGCTTGTTCACGACCGGAACAAGTATAAGTCCTTTCTGGTACGTGCTTACTCAACTGTTTGGATGATTGCGGGTTTCGTATTAATTGTCTACATGGGTCATCTCTATATTACTGCAATGGTGGTTGTAATCCAAATCTTTATGGCAAGAGAGTTGTTCAACCTATTGAGGAAAGCGCATGAGGAAAGGGATCTCCCTGGATTCAGGATGTTAAATTG gcatttcttcttcactGCAATGCTATTTGTATATGGCCGCATTCTCAGTCAACGGCTTGTCAATACCGTAACTTCagacaaatttttatatcagTTTGTGAGCAGCCTTATCAAGTATCATATGgttatttgttatttcttatatatttcaG GTTTTGTTTGGTTCATTCTAAcattaaagaagaagatgtACAAGTATCAATTTAGCCAGTATGCTTGGACGCACATGATTCTGATTGTGGTGTTTGCACAGTCTTCCTTCACTGTTGCCAGCATTTTTGAAGGAATTTTCTG GTTTCTTCTTCCAGCTTCGCTGATTGTTATCAATGACATTGCTGCTTATAtatttggtttcttctttgGAAGAACCCCGTTGATCAAGTTGTCTCCAAAGAAAACATGGGAGGGTTTCATCGGCGCATCTGTTGCTACTATCACATCTGCATTTGTG CTTGCAAATATCATGGGTCGTTTTCAGTGGCTAACATGTCCACGAAAG GATTTAGCAACTGGTTGGCTTCACTGTGATCCAGGTCCGTTGTTTAAGCCGGAGTCTTTTCCTTTACCTGGATGG CTTCCTTGGAAAGAAATCACTATTCTTCCTGTTCAGTGGCATGCCCTTTGCCTTGGTTTATTTGCATCAATAATAGCACCTTTTGGAGGCTTTTTTGCTAGTGGTTTTAAACGAGCTTTCAAAATCAAG GATTTTGGTGATAGTATTCCTGGACATGGTGGGATCACTGATAGAATGGATTGCCAG ATGGTGATGGCCGTATTTGCATACATCTATCATCAGTCCTTTATTGTTCCTCAAAGCTTCAGGGTTGAAATGATATTGGAGCAg ATACTGACGGCTCTTACATACGAGGAGCAGAAAGCTCTATACATGAAGCTTGGTGAAATCTTGCAGGAAAGGCTATTTGGACAATCATAG
- the LOC102630287 gene encoding alkaline ceramidase gives MADGISSFWGPVTSTIECCEKNYAYSSYIAEFYNTLSNIPTILLALIGLINALRQRFEKRFSVLHISNMILAMGSMLYHATLQRVQQQSDETPMVWEMLLYMYILYSPDWHYRSTMPTFLFLYGAVFAVVHSVVHFGIGFKLHYVILCLLCIPRMYKYYIHTQDAAAKLLAKMYVASIFLGSLCWLGDRLFCEEVSGWPVNPQGHALWHVFMGFNSYFANTFLMFCRAQQRGWAPRVVYLMGILPYVKIEKPKSQ, from the exons ATGGCTGATGGAATATCAAGTTTTTGGGGTCCTGTCACATCTACCATTGAGTGCTGTGAGAAGAATTATGCCTACTCCTCATACATTGCAGAATTTTATAACACCTTATCGAATATCCCAACCATTCTTTTGGCACTCATTGGTCTTATAAATGCCTTGAGACAACGTTTTGAGAAGAGATTTAGTGTTCTTCATATATCTAATATGATACTTGCCATGGGAAGCATGTTGTACCACGCCACATTGCAGCGTGT GCAACAACAGAGTGATGAAACCCCTATGGTATGGGAGAtgcttttatatatgtatatccTGTACTCGCCAGATTGGCACTACCGCAGTACGATGCCCACTTTCCTCTTTCTCTATGGTGCTGTGTTTGCAGTTGTCCATTCAGTGGTACATTTTGGCATTGGCTTTAAGTTGCATTATGTGATCCTTTGCCTCCTCTGCATTCCTCGTATGTACAAGTATTACATTCACACCCAAGATGCTGCTGCTAAACTGCTCGCAAAAATGTATGTAGCCTCCATTTTCCTTGGTAGTTTGTGCTGGTTGGGGGATCGCCTCTTCTGTGAAGAGGTATCTGGTTGGCCTGTAAACCCTCAGGGTCACGCCTTATGGCATGTTTTCATGGGATTCAATTCTTATTTTGCAAACACATTCTTGATGTTTTGCCGTGCCCAGCAACGAGGATGGGCTCCAAGAGTGGTCTATCTAATGGGGATTTTGCCGTATGTGAAGATTGAGAAACCGAAATCCCAGTGA
- the LOC102629717 gene encoding basic blue protein, with the protein MVGVRMVKALVMIMAVALSLGLGGQWAAAQVHHVVGGDRGWDSSSDVASWSAGRVFRAGDKILLAYSPAQESIAELQSKEEYESCNVSNPIRMYTDGLDVIPLDGEGIHYFVSSKYDNCKNGLKLHVNVLPQPHQSSEVAKVTTAKRSAMPFAVPPTTPSDSTRFRSSFILFFVRLGLFYMDL; encoded by the exons ATGGTTGGAGTGAGAATGGTGAAGGCTTTGGTTATGATTATGGCAGTGGCACTGAGCCTTGGCCTTGGTGGGCAATGGGCTGCAGCCCAAGTGCATCACGTTGTCGGAGGAGACCGTGGATGGGACTCGTCTTCCGACGTGGCTTCTTGGTCCGCCGGCAGAGTCTTCAGGGCTGGTGACAAAATCT TGCTCGCCTACTCCCCGGCGCAGGAAAGCATTGCTGAGCTCCAAAGCAAAGAAGAATATGAATCGTGCAACGTAAGCAATCCCATTAGAATGTATACGGATGGCTTAGATGTCATCCCACTTGACGGGGAAGGGATTCACTATTTCGTTAGCAGCAAATATGACAACTGCAAGAACGGGTTGAAGCTGCACGTGAACGTCTTGCCTCAGCCTCATCAAAGTTCCGAGGTCGCAAAAGTCACCACAGCCAAGAGATCTGCAATGCCCTTTGCTGTTCCGCCCACAACTCCCTCTGATTCAACCCGCTTTCGgtctagttttattttatttttcgttCGGCTTGGGCTTTTCTATATGGATTTATAG